TAGGCTACAGCATACATTGCTATATGAGAATGAGGTTAACCGTGCCTTAAAACTCTCTTGGCTGCTAAGTTAGactgaaaatgggaaataacCTTGCCAAGGTTtcagcccccccccctcccaaattCAGATGCATTCTGAACACTGGAAATACTCAGTGTGGTTTTGGGATGAAAGTCAGTAACAGAGTCGAGAATTCACTTGACCATTACTTCTACTACTCTGTACTCACACGTAATCACGTGGTCTGGCAGGTTAAAGATAGTTTACAATAAATccaaacagagagaaaataaataaataaaaatgaatatacCACTGGTTCTTCTTCATGCTCAGAGACACTGTCAGAGATCCATCTCCTTCTGAGAAACACAGCAGGATCAGAGACCTCGTCGCAGAGAGCTGCAGTCTCTACAGAAGACTCAACACCCTCCTCTGTTAGCAGGAGATGCTGATCCAGAGGTGGCTGGGTACCCTCAGAAACAGATGAAGAGGCTTCACCATCTGTGTGAAGCTGCTCGCTTGCAGGATGTGAGACAACATCAGGGTAAAAATCACGACCACAGAAAGCTGGCACACTCTTCCAGCGAGCATTTTCTCTTTCTACAGGAGTTCGCCCATCAGTTTGTGGATTTGAGGCCTCCATAGGACTCTCATGGGGCATTGTAGCAGCACAGTTAAAATCCTGAAATCTATCCAGTGCAGTCGTGCTAAACTCAGCCCTCTCCTCGTGATTCTGAGAAATGTCCATCTGTCCCCTGTTGAGCCTCGACCTTAAAGGCTGGCCCATCAGGATGGAGTGCTTGTGGTCGTAATCCAGGTGGCTTTTGCTGAAGTGAATGGAGGCGTCAGTGCCACAGGGACACTGACTGCGATTAATGAAGTTGAAGCCTCCCAGGCGAGCTCTACAATTCTGGCAGTTGAGTTTTCCAGCAGTCCACTGGGTCTGGGGACACCAAAGGAACAAAGCTTAAAGATTaacttttttcagtttcttgCTCCTCTTCCAACAATAACAGTcaacacagctttaaaaaaaataaataaataactaaataaaaatgttgacaTATTATCTTTGTTCACACGGGTCACACTCACTTGGTGAACTGAGGTCAAAATCCACTCTGGCAATATGTCAACATCGAGGTGCCAAATACTGCAAACATCAGCAGAGGCTTCATCTGTGTACGGAATCTGCTCCAaagcaaaaaacacacagacagccgAGACggtttacatgaaaaaaaaaaaaaacagcttctcAGGTACTGATAGCCAGTTAGTGCCATGTGAGAAAGGATGTTTTCACACGACTTTCTACAGTCCAGTGGTGGAggtggtgatgatttgggcttgttttgcagccatggGACCTAAGCACCTTTAGTTATTGGgtcgaccatgaactcctctgtacatCTGTGGACTAGAGCTCTATTAGTTTGAGGTCTGGTCcataaacctcaatgaactgaagccaCATTAAAAGACTGGGCCAAATTTGCTTTTTTGTGAGTTTTGTTTTAGCTTCTGTCACACATTAATTTCCCAATCAAATACCATAAAACGTCTCCTAAAGTAAACTATGAagttaatgaaagaaaacacatttaggattttaaaataaactgttacCGTTAAAAAACATGTTGAGTCTATGATGCTTTTCCGACACTTCCTGCAGCGCAGCATGGATCTCTGCATATTTTCCTGCAGTGGGTCCTTCATCTGTACATGGTGACAAAGGCTGTCAATGCATAATGATGAACTCACCTGCACTGGTCCTGACTCTCaaataaaaggacaaaaaaaacaaaactaatgacAAAAATATTTGGACATTCAAACTGTCAGCTGAAATAATCAGCTGTGAATACAAACAATTGGTTGTTTGAAGAGTCCTCCTCCCATCTCTCTTCCAGAGGCATTAGGAAAACCACATGTACAGAGATTGATTTCTGAGTCGGAAGTTGGAGGCTGGAAATCAATTAGTTCAATCGCTTGATGATGTGGATCCAGATAGGATCTGAAGTGGCtcaaatcattttaaagctacTACCTTTGGAAGTAGCCTACACATGCAAATAGATATAGGCTCCATGTGGTCCACAGCTGTTTCATTttgatgataaaaaaataaatttatagtTTGCAGCAAATACGTGGATATTACTGTTTAGTATTTAAGGTGCAAAGTTAAACTCACTTAAAGCTAGGCCTGTAATCCTGGAAGGTGCTGGAGGTGTTACAGCAGTCATCAGAAGGATTGTTAAGCATTTGGATGAACAAGGGTTTTACAGTTAACTAAAGTGCGACTTCACTCACCTTCAGGACTTTTTGGATTGACAGGGACATTAATCTGAGCACTGAGAAGCAATGTGATGAATCCTGGACATGAGATGtttcaaaaatcaaaacacttaTTGTCACATGGATTTGGTGAGACAACATCGGTCTCTGAGATTCTTTTGGTCCTGGTAGAGATCGCGCTGAGATGTTTCCATGTTTTGCACAATCCTTTTATTACCATTGCAAGCAATCACAACTATGTTCTCTTTAACTTTGATGTACATTAAGGAATCTATTCTCAACAGATTACATGGATTCTTTCATCAGCTGACAAAGAGGTGATCAAAAGGTGAGCTATTGATCTGATAACCCTCTACACCACCTACTGGAGATGaacactacagggagtgcagaattattaggcaagttgtatttttgaggaataattttattattgaacaacaaccatgttctcaatgaacccaaaaaactcattaatatcaaagctgaatgtttgtggaagtagtttttagtttgtttttagttttagctattttagggggatatctgtgtgtgcaggtgactattactgtgcataattattaggcaacttaacaaaaaacaaatatatacccatttcaattatttattgttaccagtgaaaccaatataacatctccacattcacaaatatacatttctgacattcaaaaacaaaacaaaaacaaatcagcgaccaatatagccacctttctttgcaaggacactcaaaagcctgccatccatggattctgtcagtgttttgatctgttcaccatcaacattgcgtgcagcagcaaccacagcctcccagacactgttcagagaggtgtactgttttccctccttgtaaatctcacatttgatgatggaccacaggttctcaatggggttcagatcaggtgaacaaggaggccatgtcattagtttttcttcttttataccctttcttgccagccacgctgtggagtacttggacgcgtgtgatggagcattgtcctgcatgaaaatcatgtttttcttgaaggatgcagacttcttcctgtaccactgcttgaagaaggtgtcttccagaaactggcagtaggactgggagttgagcttgactccatcctcaacccgaaaaggccccacaagctcatctttgatgataccagtccaaaccagtactccacctccaccttgctggcgtctgagtcggactggagctctctgccctttaacaatccagccacgggcccatccatctggcccatcaagactcactctcatttcatcagtccataaaaacttagaaaaaccagtcttgagatatttcttggcccagtcttgacgtttcagcttgtgtgtcttgttcagtggtggtcgtctttcagcctttcttaccttggccatgtctctgagtattgcacaccttgtgcttttgggcactccagtgatgttgcagctctgaaatatggccaaactggtggcaagtggcatcttggcagctgcacgcttgacttttctcagttcatgggcagttattttgcgccttggtttttccacacgcttattgcgaccctgttgactattttgaatgaaacgcttgattgtttgatgatcacgctagtgatgggacgttctgtatcgaggcttcggagcgtgtgtcgagtaatggagggggcgtttccgcgaagcgcgtatcgaggcttgcttcatttatgggaggagctgaaaatgatgacgtccgaagcctcgctgcccggctgtaccacgtgactggttcatgaagcggttcgaactttgccgcaaataatcatttttccatactgccagcataactatacacagtatactgccatcactacaatatacatgttttacacactccttttgttgttgacatttacaggctgtgtgcaaaatgccacactcttcaaattcatgccagctattatttttacgtccagtaggtgtcctgctagagcaaatgaagcttcatgaagcttcgcgttggggtgaaccaattggatgaaaagctccagtgcttcatggggcttcatctgcccatcactagatcacgcttcagaagctttgcaattttgagactgctgcatccctctgcaagatatctcactatttttgacttttctgagcctgtcaagtccttcttttgacccattttgccaaaggaaaggacgttgcctaataattatgcacacctgatatagggtgttgatgtcattaggccacaccccttctcattacagagatgcacatcacctaatatgcttaattggtagtaggctttcgagcctatacagcttggagtaagacaacatgcatgaagaggatgatgtggacaaaacactcatttgcctaataattctgcactccctgtacagaaAGTATCGTTACCGCCTCATAGCACTATACGTGCTAGTTATTCTAGATTTAACTCCTTAATGTGTCTTTAGAGGGGTTTTTTTAAGCTCTTGTATAAATTagctttattgtattttttattttatgtagttCTGTTATAATGTTTGCTATGTTGAGCCATGTGGCCTTTTCATGTTTTGGATGCTGTACCACAGCAATTTGCAAACTTTAGTGGTAGTAAGTATTTCTTATTTAAAGTTAACGGTTTCgatgaaataagaaaaacacaattcaagtaaaacaataaaatgagtcGCTAGTTAGCTACTGAGCCCTATTAAACGACAACGGCTACGGTCCAAATACAACGAAGAACATTTCGacaactataaaaataaaataagcttaCCTTTAAGACAGACGTATTTGCTAGGTAAACACGGCTAcgctaagaaaacaaaatatttctctTGAGTTTAAATAGCTCGGTGACGTCATGAAAAGTGCTCAACGGGACGTCTAATGGGCCAAAAAGGACCGTAAAGGCCGCTGCTGTCGCTTCAACTTCATGGTAAATGGAGTTgaatttgtatagcgctttacttagtccctgaggaccccaaagcgctttacactacattcagtcattcacccattcacaaacacacactggtgacggcaagctacattgtacaGATCAGTACAATTTTcgttaaacacaaataaaatctggacttgaataaaaaaaaaaagagaacttgtaaactaaaataaaatgaaaatatagagGACAGATCTTTAAGTAATTTTTAGTTTGGTTAAAAAACATTACAAGTTGCCTGATGAGTCACTGAAAGACAAGTTTACTGAGACTCTGGATGTTTATAATAGTATGACACACGTTCAAACAATTTGTTATTCTAATAATACCTGTACTAATCTTAACTATGACACGTCATTGCACACAGCAATAATTGGAAAGACAGAAACTAACAAATACTAAACTAAAAACCCAACATTgtcaaacaaaaactaaaatggAACTGAACTAAATTTTAAATAGATcaattaaaataacaacaacaaataattcGAAAATACCAAACTATATTTAACTCTGAGCCTGAGGAATAAGCAGTCACCAGACTTGCGGGATGTTAATTTATTCTTTAACAATTTCATTTgtaaatcacaaaataaaactgattttgtttaacaGCTAAACATAACACTGCAGTGTTATGTTACTTTTATGGGTTGGCCTTGGGAGTCCAGTAAGGTCATTGTGTCCCCTCAGATGAAATCTACTGATATGTTTTTACATCTATGAGTAAAACATAGAGATTCTTAGTTTTGTAATGACAGACTTAAACGCTCACGCTGCAGCGCACACAAAGATCAAGCTTAGTCCTGCAGCAGCAATGGAGGGAAAGAGTGTGACTGAGGATACAAACTATAAAAGTCAGATTTTGAGAAATACTAGTTTCCTTTTTTGActtaaaaaaactgcagtgcGGTGAATTTCTGCTCTTGTCTGTGACTCCAGGTGTTCTCGTGTGTGGTGACTTCATTAATCCATGTTTGCACATTGAGAAAATTTCTCTCCTTTCCACAATATGCTACCCTCTTTGTCCTTTAGAAGTGCTCAAAGTATGCTAAGAAAATAAGTCACCACCAGCCCAGAGCTTTAATAGAAGGCagcatggatccatgctttcatgttgttgatGCAAAATTCTGACCTACCCTGTGAATGTCTCAGCAGAAGACTTAACAGAGCAGGTGATGTTTTTCCAGTCTTGCATTTTCCAGTTTTGAAACCTCACTTTCCTGTCCTTAGCTGGCTGGTGTTCTGCTGATGTAGAC
This Astatotilapia calliptera chromosome 7, fAstCal1.2, whole genome shotgun sequence DNA region includes the following protein-coding sequences:
- the LOC113026053 gene encoding E3 ubiquitin-protein ligase RNF180-like isoform X2; the encoded protein is MKDPLQENMQRSMLRCRKCRKSIIDSTCFLTIPYTDEASADVCSIWHLDVDILPEWILTSVHQTQWTAGKLNCQNCRARLGGFNFINRSQCPCGTDASIHFSKSHLDYDHKHSILMGQPLRSRLNRGQMDISQNHEERAEFSTTALDRFQDFNCAATMPHESPMEASNPQTDGRTPVERENARWKSVPAFCGRDFYPDVVSHPASEQLHTDGEASSSVSEGTQPPLDQHLLLTEEGVESSVETAALCDEVSDPAVFLRRRWISDSVSEHEEEPVAERVRVLLLDDDDEEEEEEHQENRENLTCAVCLDVYFSPHRSQACGHVFCEPCLRAHAMNSGNDKTTCPLCRDVILYTNLQTELDQRAKTLFPKLYKARKCEFEASPCASWPLPEGIRDEDFPVLHFYGVQLGHILLKIFFVISCILCCVLVLVFLCFILFLCCFRPYGLIASFLPD
- the LOC113026053 gene encoding E3 ubiquitin-protein ligase RNF180-like isoform X1: MSLSIQKVLKMKDPLQENMQRSMLRCRKCRKSIIDSTCFLTIPYTDEASADVCSIWHLDVDILPEWILTSVHQTQWTAGKLNCQNCRARLGGFNFINRSQCPCGTDASIHFSKSHLDYDHKHSILMGQPLRSRLNRGQMDISQNHEERAEFSTTALDRFQDFNCAATMPHESPMEASNPQTDGRTPVERENARWKSVPAFCGRDFYPDVVSHPASEQLHTDGEASSSVSEGTQPPLDQHLLLTEEGVESSVETAALCDEVSDPAVFLRRRWISDSVSEHEEEPVAERVRVLLLDDDDEEEEEEHQENRENLTCAVCLDVYFSPHRSQACGHVFCEPCLRAHAMNSGNDKTTCPLCRDVILYTNLQTELDQRAKTLFPKLYKARKCEFEASPCASWPLPEGIRDEDFPVLHFYGVQLGHILLKIFFVISCILCCVLVLVFLCFILFLCCFRPYGLIASFLPD